Below is a genomic region from Catenuloplanes atrovinosus.
ACGCGCCCGCGAACGCGAACTCCGTGGCGTAGCCGACCTGGCGGGCGATCGCGGCCAGCGGCGCGTCCGTCTCGCGCAGCAGCTGTGCGCCCTGGTGCAGCCGGCGGCCGATCAGGTACGTCATCGGCGGCGTCCCGACCAGCGAGGTGAACCGCCGGGTGAACGCGGTCCGCGACATCCCGGCCGCGCGGCTGAGCCGCTCCACGGTCCACGGCGCCTGCGGGCTGTCATGGATCTCGCGCAGCGCGGCCGCGATCGCCGGGTCGCCGAGCGCGTCCCAGGCCGGTCCGGCCGCGCCCTGCCGCGCCTGCCAGAGCCGCAGCGCGTGCACCAGCATCAGGTCGACCAGCGCGGGCCGGGTGACCAGATGGCCGTCCCGGGGGGTGTCCAGGTCGTCGGTGAGCAGCTCGATCAGTGCGCCCAGCCTGGCCTCGCGCGCGTAGTCCGGCGAGACCAGCACCGCGTCCGGCAGCGAGCGCAGGAACCGGTGGATGCCGCCGCCGTGCTCCAGCCGGTAGATCCCGCACATCATGTCCACCGGCATCGGTGCGGGCGGCGGGTTCTGCAGGCCCATCGGCGCGGGCGGCAGCGCGGCCAGCGCACGCGGCTCCGGGGCGAAGCCGTGCGCGGCGCCGTGCGGGACCAGCGCGATGTCGCCGGCGCGCATCCGGGCGGGCGGGTCCGACTCGGTGATCAGCCAGCCGGTGCCGCGCAGCAGCACGTGGAACCCGACGCCCTCGCACGCCTCGAACCGGCCGGCGAAGGTGGCCGGCACCTGGGCGCGGCGTCCGTAGACCCGCCCGATGCGCAGGTCGTCGATGGCCTCGCTGATCACGTCCACGATTCCGGATGATATCCGGCGCACAGACGCGTATCGGCCGGGCACGATCGCGCATGGCCGGTCCGTACCGCCGCTGGTTGGCTTTTGATCATGGATGACCAGACGATCACGAGAGACCGGGCGGAGCAGGGCGAGGCCCGGGACCGGCTGACGGCGGAGACGATTGAGGCGATGCGGGCGGCCGGCGACTTCGCGCTGGCGGTGCCGGCCGAGGACGGTGGCCAGGGCGCGAGCGCGGAGACGATCCTGCGCCGCCTGATCGCGCTCGGCCGCGAGGACCCGTCCGCCGCCTGGGTGGCCGGCGTGAGCGTGACCAGCAAGGTGCTGGCCCGGCGGATGGCCCCGGACCCGGTGCGCACGGAGATCTTCGCGGACCCGGACGCGATCACCTGCGGCTCGGGCCGGCCGGAGTGCGGCCGGGGCACGCGCGAGGCGGACGGCACCGTGACCGTCACCGGCGCCTGGCCCAACGTCTCCGGCTGCGAGGACGCCGCCTGGGCCGGGCTGGCCCTGATGATCGACGACGTGCCGCACTTCGCGCACATCCCGGTCGCGGACCTGACCATCGACCGGACCTGGCGGGTGGCGGGCATGCGCGCCACCGGCAGTCACACCCTGGTCGCGGACCGGCTCGGCATCCCGGACGGGCGGGTGCGACCGTTCGTCCCGTTCGGCGTCAACGACGTGATGCTGTTCGGCCTGACCGTGCTGGGGCCGGTGATCGGCGGGGCGTACGGCGCGCTGGACACCGTGCGGGCCATGTTCGCCTCCGGGCGCAAGCCGTTCATGACCTCGTACGCCTCGATGGGCGAGTCGCCCGGTGCGCGGCACTGGCTGGCGGACGCCACCCACCTGATCGAGCGGGCCGAGCGCACCGCGTTCGCGGTGGCGGCCGCCTCGGACGGGGACGAGGTGCCGCGGTCCGACATGCCGCGCTGGCACCTGGAGGAGGCGACCGCCGCGCGCGACTGCCGGGCCGCCGTGGACCTGCTGCTCGACCTGCACGGCGCGAGCGGCTTCGGCACGGCGAACCCGTTGCAGCGCTTCTGGCGGGACGTCGCGGTCGGCAGCCGGCACCCGCACCTCAACCCGTACCTGGCGGTCGAGAACTACGGCAGGGCGCTAGCGTAGGTCGCGCTCGTCATCCGCGACCGGGCCGCCGAGCTCGCCGGTGCCGTAGCCGTCGAGGATCTCCAGCACGCGGCGGCCCCACCGCTCGTGCGCGGCCTGCCGGCTGGTCCCGGCCGCCTTGGCGATCACCTCCCAGGTGACGCCCCAGCGGCGCAGGCCGAGCACGATGAACAGCGGGTCCAGGTTCGCCGCGAGGCACAGCCGGAGCTGGACCAACTGGTTCGCCACCTCCCACTCGGCCTCCGCCGCACTGCCGGACCACTCCTCCCAGCCGGGGCCGCCGGGAATCCTGCGGCCGCCGAGCAGCGCGTCGGCCTGACGGGAGACCTCCAGGACGGCGGCCGAGGTCACGGCCGCGGTCGCCGCGGTCAGGTCGACCGCGAGTGCCATGTCGGATGCGTTCGTCATGACGTCAAGGTTGCCTTGACGCCGCACCCTGTGTCAAGGCAACCTTTACAAAACGCGCGTGACCCGCTCCGACTCCGCACGGGCGGCCAGCTTCTCCTTGTCCGCGTTCGCCACCAGCACGATCGACGCGCCCGCGGCCAGCGGCGCCAGCAGCCACTGCACCGGCTGCTCGTGCGCGCTCGCGTCGATCATGATCCGATCCCCGGACGTCAGGCCCGACTCGCCCGCGATGTGCCGGGCGATCTCGCCCCACTGCGCGAACGTGGTGCCGTCCGGGCTCGCCGGGTCCGTGGCGGCGGGCAGCGCGTACGGGCGGAACACGTCGCCGTGCACGCGCACCTCCGCGTTGAAGTCGCGATAGCCCTCCGGCACCTCGCGCATCGGCATCGCGAACGGGTGCATGCTCAGCACGAACCGCTCGTCCGCGTCCGGCACGGCCTCCAGGAAGCTGCGCGCCCGCTCGTGCGAGACGAAGGCCACGTCCGGCACGGCCGTGTCCGCGCCCAGGCCCGCGGTCGACCACGGCCGGTAGCCCACGGTCAGGCCCGCGGACCAGCCCGCCAGCAGGATCGCCGCGGTCTGCCAGTGCGGCGGCAGCAGCAGGTCCGCGCGGTTGCCCGGGCCCAGGCCGAGGCCGTCCACCAGCAGATTCGCGGTCTTGGACACCCAGTTGCCGAGCGTCACGCCGGACAGCTCGGTGCGCTCGCCGGTCGCGTCGTCGTAGTAGGTCAGCAGCGGGCGGGCCGGATCGGCCGCCACCGCGGCGGTGAAGATCGCTGGAACGTCGGACACTGTGGACTCTCCCTATCGGTCGGCCGCGGCGTAGGCGGCGAGCAACTGCTTCTCGGCGTCGTCGAAGTAGCGTTGCAGCGCCTCCTCGGCGGCCCGCACGTCGCCGGCCGCCAGCAGCTCGTAGAGCGCGCGGTTGCCCGCCACGTACGGCTCGTGCAACTGCCGCGGGTCCGCCACCACCAGGAACACCAGGCGCAGCTCGGCCAGCAGCGCGCGCACCGACTCCGCGACCCGGCGGCTGCCGGACAGGTCCGCGATCGCCTGGTGGAACCGCATGTTCGCGGTGCCGACCGCGCCCCAATCCGCGCGCGCCGCCGCGTCGTCCGCCGCCTCGATCGCCGCGCGGAGCCGCGCGACCGCCGCCGCGGGCACGGCGTCCAGGTTGCGCAGCGCCCCGCACTCCAGGATGCGCCGGATCGCGTACAGATCGCGGATGTCCGCGCTGGACAGCAGCCGCACGAAGACGCCGCGGTTGAGCTGGTGCTCCAGCAGCCCCTCGTGCGCGAGCAGCCGGAACGCCTCACGCAGCGTGTTCCGCGAGATGCCCAGCGCCTCGCGCAGGCTCTCCTCGCTCAGCCGCGTGCCGGGCCGGAACACGCCCTCGGTGATCCGCTGCCGAAGGACGTCCGCCACCCGCTCCGCGGTGCTCCCGCGATCGAGCAGCGCCCGGTCGCCCGCGAGTCGCGTACCCCACTCCTCGGTCACGACAGAATCGTAGAACAATCCCTATGATCCGCCCGCGTCCGGCGTGGTCGCGGAGGTCGGCGGGCGGTTACGAGTTCTCGATCTCGGCGTGCCGGGCGCGGAGGCGATCCTTGATCTCGTCCGGCGTGTACGCCCGGCGGCGTCGCTCCGCGCGGGCCACCACGATGCCGGTGGCGGCGACGCCGACCACCCCGGCCACACCGAGGATCTTCCAGAAGGGGAGCGCCTTGCCGGTCTGCCGCACCTTTGACCACTGCATCCACTTAGAGTAATGCGATGGCCGAAGGGACGAGCATCACCCTGGACGAGGCAGTCGATCTCGCTCGTACGGGTGACATGTGGGTTTTTCGCGGACGCAGCGCGGCCGACCGCGCTATCCAGACGCTGACCAACAGCCCGGTGAACCACGTGGGGATGGCCGTGGTCATCGAGGACATGCCGCCCCTGATGTGGCACGCGGAGCTGGGCCGGTCGCTGACCGACCTGTGGAGCGGCACCCACCAGCGCGGCGTTCAGCTGCACGACATGCGGCAGGCGGTGACGGTCTGGGGCATGCGGTACGGCCAGCGCGGCTGGCTGCGTCAGCTGGAGCCGGCCGTGACGCGCCAGATGGAGGACGCGGTACTGAAGACCATCGCGCGCCTGGACGGCACGCCGTTCCCGTCGACCGCGCAGCTCGCCATGCGGTGGGCGAAGGGCCGGGTGCCGAACATCCGGTTCCGCCGGAGCGAGCGCCAGGAGAACGAGCTGGAGAAGGCGTACTGCGCGGAGGTGGTGGCCGTCACGTACGAGGCGATGGGCCTGCTCCCGCCCGGCAAGCGGCCCAACTGGTACGACCCGGGCAGCTTCTGGTCCGGCGACGACCTCGAACTGCGACTCGGCTACAAGCTCGGCGACGAGATCGCGGTCGACATCCCGGGCGCGGAGTGATGGGGCGCCCCTCCGATGGAGGGGCGCCCCACGCGTGCGGCCGGCGGATCAGTCGCCGAGATCCACACCATCGGCCGGCGAGGCGGAGGCGGACGGCGTCGTGGTGTGCTCGGCCGGCGGGGTGGACGCCGGTGGCGTGGCGGTCACCGAGGCCGGCGGCGAGACGGACGGCGGCGTGGAGGGGGCGGCCGTGACCGGGCGCGGGCCCCAGGTCGGGCGCGCGGTGGTCGGGCCGGCGGTCGGCGTCAGGGGTGGCGCGGCCGGAGGCGTCCAGGCGTCGGCGATCTCGGAGACGCCGGTGGCACCCTCATCAACCGCGGCGGACGGCTCGACGGCCACGTAGACCGTGCTGATCGAGACGGACGGCACGGGCCGGGCGGGATCGCCGGGGACGGTCGCGTCGGCCTCCGCGCTCGCGAGCGTGCCACCGATCCAGACGGCCGGACCGAGCCCGAAGGCAACGATCGCGCCGAAGAACCAGGCCGGGCCTCCGCGTCTCATGGCCCCTCCCCAGGTCGGCCCCGATGAACGATCTTCGTCAGCGTATGTACCGCTTCTCGCGCTCGGCGAAGCATTTTTCAGTCGTCTTCGGCTGTGACACGTGCCGCACCCCGCGCGGGATGCGGCACCACCTGCCATGTGACACGTACCGCAGGGGTGCCCGGTTCGCCCGGCGGTAAACGAGTCGGGAAAATGCGAGGTCCGGCCTATCCTTGACGGCGGTATGCACACGAATCCCGCCGCCCTTCAGCAGCGCCTCCCCCACCTGATGCTCCGCGACGAGCGGCGGCTGCGCCGTCGGCTCGACGGTGTCCGCAAGGTCCGCGACCCGGAGTCCCGGGCGAAGGTCCTGGCGACCATCACCGCGGAGGTCGAGGCCGCGGAGGCCCGGATAGCCGCGCGCGCCGAGAGCCGGCCGGAGATCACCTACCCGGAGCAGCTCCCGGTCAGCGCGCTGCGCGACGAGATCCGCGACGCGATCCGGGACCACCAGGTGGTGATCGTGGCCGGCGAGACCGGCTCCGGCAAGACCACCCAGCTGCCGAAGATCTGCCTGGAGCTGGGCCGGGGCGTGCGCGGGCTGATCGGGCACACGCAGCCGCGGCGGCTGGCCGCCCGTACCGTGGCGGAGCGGATCGCGGAGGAGCTCAAGACCGGGCTGGGGCAGACCGTCGGCTTCAAGGTGCGCTTCTCCGACCAGGTCGGCGACGCCTCGATGGTGAAGCTGATGACGGACGGCATCCTGCTCGCCGAGATCCAGAACGACTGGAACCTCACCCAGTACGACACGCTGATCATCGACGAGGCGCACGAGCGCAGCCTCAACATCGACTTCATCCTGGGCTACCTGAAGCAGTTGCTGCCGCGCCGGCCCGACCTCAAGCTCGTGATCACCTCCGCGACGATCGACCCGGAGCGGTTCGCGGCGCACTTCGCGGACGCGACCGGAAAGCCCGCGCCGATCATCGAGGTCTCCGGCCGTACGTACCCGGTGGAGGTCCGCTATCGCCCGGTCGTGGACCCGGACGACGAGAACTCGGACCCGGACCGCGACCAGACCACCGCGATTCTCGACGCGGTGCGGGAGTTGCAGGGTGAGGGCCCGGGCGACATCCTGGTCTTCCTCAGCGGCGAGCGGGAGATCCGGGACACCGCGGACGCGCTGACCAGGCTGGACCTGAAGAACACCGAGATCCTGCCGCTCTACGCGCGGCTCTCCGTGGCCGAGCAGCACCGCGTGTTCGCGCCGCATCCCGGCCGCCGTGTCGTGCTCGCCACCAACGTGGCCGAGACCTCGCTGACCGTGCCCGGCATCAAGTACGTGATCGACCCGGGCACCGCGCGCATCTCCCGGTACAGCCACCGGCTCAAGGTGCAGCGGCTGCCGATCGAGCCGATCTCCCAGGCCAGCGCGAACCAGCGCAAGGGCCGCTGCGGCCGCGTCTCCGAGGGCATCTGCATCCGGCTGTACACCGAGGAGGACTTCCTCTCCCGGCCGGAGTTCACCGACCCGGAGATCCTGCGCACCAACCTGGCCTCGGTCATCCTGCAGATGACCGCGCTCGGGCTGGGCGACCTGGCCGCGTTCCCGTTCGTGGAGCCGCCGGACAAGCGCAACGTCAAGGACGGCGTCAACCTGCTGGAGGAACTGGGCGCGCTCGACCCGGTCGCGTTCGACCCGGCGAAGCGGCTCACCCCGCTCGGCCGCCGGCTGGCCGCGCTGCCGGTCGACCCGCGCCTGGCCCGGATGGTGCTGGAGGCGGAGAAGAACGGCGTGGTCCGCGAGGTCATGGTGATCGCGGCCGCACTGTCCATCCAGGACCCGCGCGAGCGCCCGCAGGACGCGCAGCAGCAGGCCCAGCAGCAGCACGCGCGGTTCACCGACAAGGACTCGGACTTCCTGACGTACTGGAACCTGTGGCGCTATCTGCGCGACCGGCAGAAGGAGCTGTCCGGCAACCAGTTCCGCCGGATGTGCAAGAAGGAATACCTGAACTACCTGCGCGTGCGCGAGTGGCAGGACATCTACGCGCAGCTGCGCGAGGCGATGGACGTGCCGCGCTCCGCCCCGGAGTCGGACGGCCTCGACTCGCAGAAGGTGCACACGTCGCTGCTGACCGGCCTGCTCTCGCAGATCGGGCTGAAGGACCCGGAGAAGCCGCAGGAGTACGTCGGCGCGCGCAACGCCCGCTTCGTCCTCTCCCCCGGGTCCGCGCTGTACCGGAAGTCACCGCGCTGGGTGATGGCCGCGGAACTGGTCGAGACGAACCGGCTCTGGGCCCGCGTCGCCGCCAAGATAGAGCCGGAGTGGGTCGAGCCGCTGGCCCAGCACCTGGTGAAGCGCTCCTACAGCGAGCCGCACTGGGAGAAGAAGCAGGGCGCCGTGGTGGCGATGGAGAAGGTCACACTGTACGGCGTGCCGCTCGTCGCGCAGCGGAAGGTCAACTACGGCCGGATCGACCCGGAGCTGAGCCGCGAGCTGTTCATCCGGCACGCGCTCGTCGAGGGCGACTGGCAGACCCAACACACGTTCTTCCACGCCAACCGCCGGCTCATCGAGGACGTCGAGGAGCTGGAGCAGAAGACCCGCCGCCGCGACATCGTGGTCGACGACGAGACGCTGTTCTCGCTCTACGAGGCGCGCATCCCGGCCGACGTGGTCTCCGGGCGGCACTTCGACTCCTGGTGGAAGAAGGAGTCGCGCACCAACCCGGGGCTGCTCACGTTCGACCGGCAGATGCTGATCAACGCGGGTGCCGGTGGCGTGGACGAGGCCGCCTACCCGGACGAGTGGGAGGTCGAAGGGCTCACGCTGCCGCTGACCTACCAGTTCGAGCCCGGCACCGAGGCGGACGGCGTGACCGTGCGCATCCCGCTGCCGGTGCTCAACCAGGTGCCGGTGGACGCGTTCGAGTGGCAGGTGCCGGGGCTGCGCGAGGAACTGGTCACCGCGCTGATCCGCGGGCTGCCGAAGGCGCTGCGCCGCAACTTCGTACCCGTACCCGATCATGCCCGGGCCGTGCTGGAGCGCGTCGGCCCGGACGACGGCCCGCTGCTGGAGACGCTGGAACGCGAGCTGCGCCGGATCACCGGCGTGACGATCCCGCCGGACGCGTGGGAGGTCGGCAAGCTCCCCGACCACCTGCGGATGACGTTCCGGGTGGTGGACGAGAAGGGTGCCACCGTCGGCGAGGGCAAGGACCTGCTCGCGCTGCGCACCCGGCTGCGCCCGCAGACCCGCCAGGTGCTCGCCGCCTCCGCGTCCAGCATCGAACGCACCGGGCTCACCACCTGGGACGTCGGCACGGTGCCGCAGACCTTCCAGAAGCAGAGCAACGGGTACGTGGTCCGCGCGTTCCCCGCACTGGTGGACGAGGGCAAGACGGTCGGCCTGCGGCTGTTCGACACCGAGCCGGAGCAGCGGCGCGCCATGTGGGCCGGCAACCGCCGCCTGCTGCTGCTCGCGCTGCCCGCCCCGGCCCGGTTCGTCGCCGACATGCCGAACTCGACGAAGCTCGCGCTCGCCCGCAACCCGCACGGCGGCTTCCCCGCGCTGCTCGACGACGTCATGGCCTGCGCGGTCGACAAGGCGATGGCCGACTTCGGCGGGCCGGCCTGGGACGCCGCCGCGTACGACACGCTGCTGACCAAGGTCCGGCAGGCGGTCGGCGACGTGGTCGCGGACATCGTCTCCTGGGTGCAGCGCATCCTGGGCGCCGCCTACGCCGCCGAACAGCGGATCGCCGCCACCGGCAAGGCCGCGTCCGGCGGCGGCATGGCCGCGATGGCCGTGGTCCCGGCGCTCAACGACGTGCGCGCGCAGCTGGCCGGGCTGGTGCACAAGGACTTCATCACCGAGACCGGGTGGCAGCGCCTGCCGGACCTGGTGCGCTACCTGCAGGGCATCGAGAAGCGGCTGGAGAAGCTGCCCGCCGGCGCGCAGCGCGACGGCCAGTTGCTCAAGCAGCTCGGCGAGGTGCAGAAGGAGTACCAGTGGCTGCTGGCCAACCAGCGCCCCGGCCGTCCCGCGGCCGAGCAGATCACCGAGATCCGCTGGATGATCGAGGAACTCCGGATCAACTACTACGCCCCCTCCCTCGGCACCCCCTCCCCCGTCTCCGACGTCCGCATCTTCCGCGCCATCGACACCATCCACCCCTGACCCCCCGCCCCCGCCCCCCCCTTTCCCTGCGCCGCGATCTAGGCCGTATTCGTGTAATCGGAGATCACTCCACCGGAAAACGCCCTAGATCGCGGCAGAGAGAGGGTGGGGGGTGGGGGGTGGGGGGTTAGCGGATCTGTTCCTCGGTGGTGGTGCGGAGGAGGGCGGGGTGCAGGAGGGTGGCGTCGCCGGCGCGGTAGAGCTGGGAGCGGGGGCCGCCGCGGGCGCCGCCGCGTTCGGTGGTGGCGCCGACGGACTCGACGAAGCCGGGCACCGACAGGATCTTGCGGCGGAAGTTGGGGCCGTGCAGTTGCTCGCCCCAGACCGTCTCGTAGACGGCGCGCAACTCCGCG
It encodes:
- the hrpA gene encoding ATP-dependent RNA helicase HrpA, producing the protein MHTNPAALQQRLPHLMLRDERRLRRRLDGVRKVRDPESRAKVLATITAEVEAAEARIAARAESRPEITYPEQLPVSALRDEIRDAIRDHQVVIVAGETGSGKTTQLPKICLELGRGVRGLIGHTQPRRLAARTVAERIAEELKTGLGQTVGFKVRFSDQVGDASMVKLMTDGILLAEIQNDWNLTQYDTLIIDEAHERSLNIDFILGYLKQLLPRRPDLKLVITSATIDPERFAAHFADATGKPAPIIEVSGRTYPVEVRYRPVVDPDDENSDPDRDQTTAILDAVRELQGEGPGDILVFLSGEREIRDTADALTRLDLKNTEILPLYARLSVAEQHRVFAPHPGRRVVLATNVAETSLTVPGIKYVIDPGTARISRYSHRLKVQRLPIEPISQASANQRKGRCGRVSEGICIRLYTEEDFLSRPEFTDPEILRTNLASVILQMTALGLGDLAAFPFVEPPDKRNVKDGVNLLEELGALDPVAFDPAKRLTPLGRRLAALPVDPRLARMVLEAEKNGVVREVMVIAAALSIQDPRERPQDAQQQAQQQHARFTDKDSDFLTYWNLWRYLRDRQKELSGNQFRRMCKKEYLNYLRVREWQDIYAQLREAMDVPRSAPESDGLDSQKVHTSLLTGLLSQIGLKDPEKPQEYVGARNARFVLSPGSALYRKSPRWVMAAELVETNRLWARVAAKIEPEWVEPLAQHLVKRSYSEPHWEKKQGAVVAMEKVTLYGVPLVAQRKVNYGRIDPELSRELFIRHALVEGDWQTQHTFFHANRRLIEDVEELEQKTRRRDIVVDDETLFSLYEARIPADVVSGRHFDSWWKKESRTNPGLLTFDRQMLINAGAGGVDEAAYPDEWEVEGLTLPLTYQFEPGTEADGVTVRIPLPVLNQVPVDAFEWQVPGLREELVTALIRGLPKALRRNFVPVPDHARAVLERVGPDDGPLLETLERELRRITGVTIPPDAWEVGKLPDHLRMTFRVVDEKGATVGEGKDLLALRTRLRPQTRQVLAASASSIERTGLTTWDVGTVPQTFQKQSNGYVVRAFPALVDEGKTVGLRLFDTEPEQRRAMWAGNRRLLLLALPAPARFVADMPNSTKLALARNPHGGFPALLDDVMACAVDKAMADFGGPAWDAAAYDTLLTKVRQAVGDVVADIVSWVQRILGAAYAAEQRIAATGKAASGGGMAAMAVVPALNDVRAQLAGLVHKDFITETGWQRLPDLVRYLQGIEKRLEKLPAGAQRDGQLLKQLGEVQKEYQWLLANQRPGRPAAEQITEIRWMIEELRINYYAPSLGTPSPVSDVRIFRAIDTIHP
- a CDS encoding GntR family transcriptional regulator, whose protein sequence is MTEEWGTRLAGDRALLDRGSTAERVADVLRQRITEGVFRPGTRLSEESLREALGISRNTLREAFRLLAHEGLLEHQLNRGVFVRLLSSADIRDLYAIRRILECGALRNLDAVPAAAVARLRAAIEAADDAAARADWGAVGTANMRFHQAIADLSGSRRVAESVRALLAELRLVFLVVADPRQLHEPYVAGNRALYELLAAGDVRAAEEALQRYFDDAEKQLLAAYAAADR
- a CDS encoding TIGR03089 family protein; this translates as MSDVPAIFTAAVAADPARPLLTYYDDATGERTELSGVTLGNWVSKTANLLVDGLGLGPGNRADLLLPPHWQTAAILLAGWSAGLTVGYRPWSTAGLGADTAVPDVAFVSHERARSFLEAVPDADERFVLSMHPFAMPMREVPEGYRDFNAEVRVHGDVFRPYALPAATDPASPDGTTFAQWGEIARHIAGESGLTSGDRIMIDASAHEQPVQWLLAPLAAGASIVLVANADKEKLAARAESERVTRVL
- a CDS encoding AraC family transcriptional regulator, giving the protein MDVISEAIDDLRIGRVYGRRAQVPATFAGRFEACEGVGFHVLLRGTGWLITESDPPARMRAGDIALVPHGAAHGFAPEPRALAALPPAPMGLQNPPPAPMPVDMMCGIYRLEHGGGIHRFLRSLPDAVLVSPDYAREARLGALIELLTDDLDTPRDGHLVTRPALVDLMLVHALRLWQARQGAAGPAWDALGDPAIAAALREIHDSPQAPWTVERLSRAAGMSRTAFTRRFTSLVGTPPMTYLIGRRLHQGAQLLRETDAPLAAIARQVGYATEFAFAGAFRREFGISPGRFRRVSEPLPG
- a CDS encoding acyl-CoA dehydrogenase family protein is translated as MDDQTITRDRAEQGEARDRLTAETIEAMRAAGDFALAVPAEDGGQGASAETILRRLIALGREDPSAAWVAGVSVTSKVLARRMAPDPVRTEIFADPDAITCGSGRPECGRGTREADGTVTVTGAWPNVSGCEDAAWAGLALMIDDVPHFAHIPVADLTIDRTWRVAGMRATGSHTLVADRLGIPDGRVRPFVPFGVNDVMLFGLTVLGPVIGGAYGALDTVRAMFASGRKPFMTSYASMGESPGARHWLADATHLIERAERTAFAVAAASDGDEVPRSDMPRWHLEEATAARDCRAAVDLLLDLHGASGFGTANPLQRFWRDVAVGSRHPHLNPYLAVENYGRALA